One genomic segment of Styela clava chromosome 3, kaStyClav1.hap1.2, whole genome shotgun sequence includes these proteins:
- the LOC144420811 gene encoding uncharacterized protein LOC144420811 codes for MREIRSELAEIKESQSFHTKLYDDLANKNKILEKQASDNKRTIDNLLERIYDLEDDLYYVSEKLEDQERRGRLENLEFHGVPINEKENTDEIVCNIAKMIGVNIHGTDISVPHRMPTEAQDTRTPAIFAKFVHRKNKMKIFEKRKSLQSIKPRAVFKQPSKIFIAEKVTALNEDLYFRARAAKNNCGYKFIWTSNGKVFVKKNSDVKNSLNIRCDEDLSKIK; via the coding sequence ATGCGAGAAATAAGATCAGAATTAGCTGAAATAAAAGAAAGCCAGTCATTTCATACCAAGTTGTATGATGACCTCGCAAATAAGAACAAAATCTTGGAAAAACAAGCATCCGATAACAAAAGAACTATCGATAATCTTCTCGAGCGAATATATGATCTGGAAGACGATCTATACTATGTCTCGGAGAAGCTTGAAGATCAAGAAAGACGAGGGCGTCTAGAGAATCTCGAGTTTCATGGAGTCCCCATCAATGAAAAAGAGAATACGGATGAAATAGTCTGTAACATAGCAAAGATGATTGGCGTTAACATCCATGGCACCGACATCTCTGTTCCACACAGAATGCCAACAGAAGCCCAAGATACTAGAACTCCTGCCATATTTGCAAAATTCGTCCAccgcaaaaacaaaatgaagatCTTTGAAAAAAGAAAGTCCCTGCAATCAATAAAACCAAGGGCAGTGTTCAAACAACCTTCAAAGATATTTATTGCAGAAAAAGTAACGGCTCTAAACGAAGATCTCTACTTCAGAGCAAGAGCTGCAAAAAATAACTGCGGATACAAATTTATATGGACTTCAAATGGAAAGGTATTCGTCAAAAAGAACAGTGATGTCAAAAACTCACTAAATATTAGATGTGATGAAGATCTGTCAAAAATCAAATAA
- the LOC144420812 gene encoding general transcription factor II-I repeat domain-containing protein 2-like, translating to MPFASLCSRQCCFGCGGVQTISLKKYQTFNEERRKTKIEELTKAISSQQANLQKHIVKSGTCTKVSYLIAEKLAKKGKPLIDGELIKECIVIAFNEYCPDKVNLVKEACLSHQTIDDLGDNIEGILKDKLSACVLYSLALDESIDQSDTAQLVIFIRGIDENFNIIEEMLDLCHIKGTTRGKDIYEIVNLSLDKFNIDRKNIYSITTDGAPALTGQHNGFISLFKESVDHEILSYHCLIHQQQLCAQKLNMKHLMTDLVKAVNFIRSRGLNHREFKAFLDEVGSEYEDVVYFSKVRWLSKAATLKRFQLLLPEIKVFLEKKKQNVDFLENEEWLNDLSFFVDITVLVLVLAELSIS from the exons ATGCCGTTCGCAAGTCTTTGTTCTCGACAGTGTTGTTTTGGCTGTGGCGGTGTGCAGACTATATCTCTCAAAA AATATCAGACATTTAATGAAGAAAGAAGAAAAACGAAAATTGAAGAATTGACAAAGGCAATTAGCTCACAACAAGCTAATCTTCAAAAACATATTGTTAAAAGTGGAACATGTACAAAAGTTAGTTACCTTATAGCTGAGAAATTAGCTAAGAAAGGAAAACCTCTTATTGATGGAGAATTAATAAAAGAATGCATTGTTATTGCTTTTAATGAGTACTGTCCAGACAAGGTGAATTTAGTAAAGGAAGCATGTCTATCACATCAGACAATTGATGACTTGGGTGATAATATTGAAGGCATACTGAAGGACAAATTATCTGCATGCGTTCTTTACAGTTTAGCGTTGGATGAAAGTATTGACCAAAGTGATACTGCACAATTAGTTATTTTCATTAGAGGaattgatgaaaatttcaatattattgaagAAATGTTGGACTTGTGTCACATAAAGGGCACAACAAGAGGCAAGGACATATATGAGATTGTTAATTTGTCATTAGATaaattcaatattgataggaAAAACATTTATTCAATTACAACTGATGGTGCTCCTGCCCTGACTGGTCAACACAATGGttttattagtttatttaaAGAATCTGTTGATCATGAGATTCTCAGTTACCATTGCTTGATACATCAACAACAATTATGTGCTCAAAAGCTAAATATGAAACATTTGATGACTGATCTTGTCAAGGCTGTTAATTTCATCAGATCACGGGGTTTAAATCATCGCGAATTTAAAGCATTCTTGGACGAAGTTGGCAGTGAATATGAAGACGTAGTATATTTCTCAAAAGTTAGATGGCTCAGTAAAGCAGCAACCTTAAAAAGATTTCAGTTATTGTTGCCTGAAATAAAAGTGTTCTTGGAAAAAAAGAAGCAAAATGTGgattttttagaaaatgaagAATGGTTGAATGATTTATCTTTCTTTGTAGACATCACTGTATTAGTATTAGTATTAGCTGAATTAAGTATTAGCTGA
- the LOC144420984 gene encoding uncharacterized protein LOC144420984, whose product MKREMEEKSTTDASLHVAAFDLQKTLLCPHGQVSFFYYTQRLKNFNFTVTDIQSMQTSCYLWNEVEGRKGSCEIATAVFRYLSSLTTTVKTVQLFCDRCSGQNNNRAMIVMLLYAMEELHFDEIALNFLITGHSQNENDTAHSVIERAVRKVNIYTTDQWKTAISMAFKKTKPEITLLKHGDFVNFKSASDFPKYAGIWKNNITIQTGSQTGERLYWSKILQAKLKKTEPSILQFKYSYLDEELQRVDLNSLVRKSARSATQKIQNIEKLPQLYQERLPVSSEKYKSLTTLCNKNLIPPNHKAFYEMLPVVDES is encoded by the coding sequence ATGAAGAGGGAAATGGAAGAAAAATCCACAACAGATGCTTCACTTCATGTGGCAGCTTTTGACCTTCAGAAAACTCTTCTTTGTCCACATGGACAAGTGTCCTTCTTTTACTACACACAGAGgctaaaaaatttcaactttacaGTTACTGACATTCAGTCCATGCAAACCAGTTGCTATCTTTGGAATGAGGTGGAAGGGCGAAAAGGCTCTTGTGAAATAGCGACTGCAGTGTTCCGATACCTGTCCTCTCTCACCACAACAGTGAAGACTGTGCAACTGTTCTGTGACCGCTGCAGTGGGCAAAATAATAacagagctatgattgtgaTGTTACTCTATGCTATGGAGGAGCTGCATTTTGATGAAATAGCACTCAATTTTCTAATTACAGGTCATTCTCAAAATGAGAATGACACAGCACATTCGGTGATTGAAAGAGCTGTACGAAAAGTGAACATTTATACGACCGACCAATGGAAAACTGCCATTTCAATGGcgtttaaaaaaacaaaacccgAAATAACTCTGCTGAAGCATGGAGATTTCGTTAATTTCAAATCAGCATCTGACTTCCCTAAATACGCTGGAATTTGGAAGAACAATATTACAATTCAAACTGGCTCTCAGACAGGTGAAAGGCTCTATTGGTCCAAAATTTTAcaggcaaaattgaaaaaaactgaACCTAGTATATTGCAATTTAAGTACAGTTACTTGGATGAGGAGCTCCAGAGAGTTGACCTTAACTCTTTGGTTCGAAAGTCAGCAAGATCAGCAAcacaaaaaatacagaatatagAAAAGCTACCCCAGCTTTACCAGGAAAGGCTGCCAGTCAGCAGTGAGAAATACAAGAGTTTGACAACATTATGTAATAAGAATTTAATCCCTCCAAACCACAAGGCATTCTACGAAATGCTTCCAGTAGTTGATGAAAGTTAG
- the LOC144420968 gene encoding peroxisomal carnitine O-octanoyltransferase-like, with product MDEVFQHSVNLDKRTFYRDNLLPSRPLPSIHQTVEKYLDSCKAVLSEDEYEKTKEVCENFKQDEALAIQMQLVQKAVKKRNWLEDWWMDNAYLKLRQPIMYYYFAGPGPYLHTRWPFEENSQLLRSSIVLHNVMQVWMALKSEVFPQHKSGEKGYMSMNQFRYLFNSDRIPKLGKDEIYNSFKTSSEGKSPSHIVVFFRNKIYKVQGVNSETGKILTPPEFYKVLSEIKHNAPLQYGESISALTCLERNTWAKARQYMIELSDLNKKNLQEISDALICFCLDESRPQSYQELYQHGLTGPCSNRWNDKSFNYTCTANGGFIATCDHSPCEAMVQVVFTQFSDRLMKLTVKEFPWPWKTDVKVDFAEELVFKLDDKLHDYIREGLTEYNKFAGNLDVQMTKFDKFGKESLKKLKIHPDGFVQTCLQLTYMRIHGKPAPTYETATTRGFYNGRTETCRTCTPELVAFCTAMISGSSDLCTLFRKAHDKYVWLMNECKEARGCDRHLLGIALQALESGEPMPALFSDPGFTKSGGGGNFVISSSFTGYFDSTGGVAPMVEDGYGCFYCINTDRMFLTTSTWKSSKISNGKLFMEELHKSLLDVYKILINEKLSKL from the exons ATGGACGAAGTTTTCCAACACAGTGTAAATTTAGATAAAAGGACATTCTACAGAGACAATTTGCTCCCCTCTCGACCTCTACCATCGATACATCAAACTGTAGAAAAATATCTGGACTCTTGTAAAGCTG ttctatcTGAGGATGAGTATGAAAAAACGAAAGAAGTTTGTGAGAATTTCAAACAAGATGAGGCACTAGCAATTCAAATGCAGTTGGTGCAAAAAGCTGTTA AAAAGCGTAATTGGCTGGAAGACTGGTGGATGGACAATGCATATTTGAAGTTAAGACAACCTATCATGTATTACTACTTTGCTGGACCTGGACCTTATCTCCACACAAGGTGGCCATTTGAAGAAAATAGTCAG cTTCTTAGATCATCGATTGTATTGCATAATGTAATGCAAGTTTGGATGGCTCTTAAATCCGAAGTATTTCCTCAGCATAAAAGTGGAGAAAAGGGATACATGTCAATGAATCAATTTAG ATATTTATTCAACTCTGATCGAATTCCGAAATTAGGAAAAGATGAAATCTATAACAGTTTCAAAACTTCATCTGAAGGAAAATCTCCTTCGCACATTGTTGTTTTCTTtcgtaataaaatatataaagtccAGGGTGTCAATTCAGAAACAG GTAAAATTCTTACTCCACCTGAGTTTTATAAAGTCCTTAGTGAAATAAAGCATAATGCACCACTGCAATATGGAGAAAGTATTTCTGCTTTGACTTGCCTTGAGAGAAATACCTGGGCAAAAGCGAGACAATATATGATTGAGTTATCTGATTTGAACAAGAAAAATTTACAAGAAATTTCTGATGCTctgatttgtttttgtttggacGAAAGCCGTCCACAG aGTTACCAGGAACTCTATCAGCATGGTTTGACGGGGCCATGTTCCAACAGATGGAATGATAAATCATTTAACTATACTTGCACTGCAAATGGTGGCTTTATAGCAACTTGTGATCATTCACCATGTGAAGCGATGGTACAAGTTGTTTTCACACAATTTTCTGATAGGTTGATGAAATTGACGGTGAAGGAGTTTCCTTGGCCATGGAAAACAG ATGTAAAAGTTGATTTTGCTGAAGAACTCGTTTTCAAATTGGATGATAAATTGCATGATTACATCAGAGAAGGTTTAACAGAGTATAACAAGTTTGCTGGCAATCTTGATGTACAAATGACAAAATTTGACAAGTTCGGTAAAGAAAGCTTGAAAAAGTTAAAG ATTCATCCTGATGGATTTGTGCAAACTTGTTTACAATTAACTTACATGAGAATTCATGGTAAACCTGCTCCAACTTATGAGACTGCTACAACAAGAGG GTTTTATAATGGAAGAACTGAAACTTGTCGAACATGTACTCCAGAATTGGTTGCTTTCTGTACCGCAATGATTTCAG GTTCTTCTGACCTTTGTACACTTTTTCGTAAAGCGCATGACAAGTATGTTTGGTTAATGAATGAGTGCAAAGAAGCGCGAGGTTGCGATCGGCATTTATTAGGAATTGCTTTACAGGCGTTG GAAAGTGGTGAACCTATGCCAGCTTTGTTTTCTGATCCAGGATTTACAAAATCAGGTGGTGGAGGAAACTTTGTGATATCATCAAGTTTTACTGGATATTTTGAT AGTACTGGAGGAGTAGCTCCTATGGTTGAAGATGGATATGGTTGTTTCTATTGTATCAATACTGATCGTATGTTTTTGACTACTTCAACATGGAAAAGCAGCAAAATATCCAATGGAAAATTATTCATGGAAGAACTACACAAATCTCTCCTCGATGTTTATAAAATCCTCATAAACGAAAAATTATCTAAATTGTGA